TTTTCCCCAGGGTGATGGAGATTTTGTATAGACTAACAAAAGGACACTTGCTTGTGCCTATCTGGGGTTTCTCTACAGTAACAATCCAGattgttactattttttacaaaataacCAACTTTTTAATGGATAGCATTGGTTAGGGAGGATCCCATTTAAGAACCAACAGCGTCtgtagagaaaacagaaagtaatCTGCCACAAACTGATATatattattcttcattttagcTTGATGTAGTGTTTTACATACATGGGAAATATCCTCATGTTTGAAAAAGCCTaggaaaaaagtgctttctCTGACTTAGTATTTGTCATTAATTTCATGCAATGTAAAGACAAGTCATATCTGTTTCTTGGGTTtaaggatttttcttctcattataGTATACACTGCAATTTCATAATAAAGCTGGCTAAGAAAGAGAACATAAGCAGTTTAAGAGACAGAGCAGAAGTAAGCAAAATTGGTAAGTTGTGCTTTAAACACAGTCTCATCACAGTTACCCTTTCAGGTGTTTTTACAGATGTCACATTTTTACAGTGACCTCCAAGTAGATAAAAGAAAACTCTTACTcaattctaaataaaaatacatttttgttgaaTAATGTACATGCACCAAAAAGGcagcctttctgatttttgggtggggagagggagatatgtatatgtttaaaaaagtgTTGTATAAAATTGCTGAGTGCATTAATAGAGCAGATTTTGAAAGGATTAGCTGAAACATAGCTTGAGAACACAAATGAATTTCTCAAATGGTGGCCTGAATTGACAAGTTTATAATATAGTCAGGTTTTCTTTGGGACAGTATGGAGTGGTGGCTCATACCATTTGTCTCTTTGTTTAAAATCATATACCTTTGCATTCTAGTTTGTTTACCATACTAAAAAGAGAAATCTGTGCTTCTCAGGCACTGAGTAAAAATCTGGGGGTATATATTCTGACCTGTCAAGATCAGTTTTGCAAAtgtcatttcagaagaaaataaaaacaattaaacaagATGCACTATTGTTAAAGCTGCAAAACATACACTTATTTGAATACCTTATTTAATGGTATTAGCAATTTTTGTGCTTCAGGACAAACTAGGTTAATGCTTCTTTGTCATCTCagaacagtgctgctgctcatcATTGAAGTATTGTTCCTTGACtgctgaagaattaaaaatgtagtAAGTATAATTACAAAAAGGTAGACATGCTTATTTCCTAATCTTTGTAACATGTAAGTAGAGTGAACTTCCATGGTGTGGTGGAATAGCTAAAACACAAACTGACATACATCTTCCTGTATagctcctttccctttcctccctaccattccctttctttctttctttctttttccttttttttttctttttttttttttccccgatgCAGGTAGCTTTTGTGTTCAGAATGAGGTCACCTCCAAAGCAGACAACACATGGGGCAGTAGTATTTATGGATTTGCTAGTTAACaactacagaaaaatagaaTGCATGAACCCTCAAAATGCTACAGAATTAGTATTTATCACTAGAGCATGGGACATCTGATCtgataacttttaaaatatgcactATTAATAGTATGATCATTTATATAGATTCTTctaactcattttctttaaaatataaataatgttacatttaacatgcatttctgtgcttttttttttttttttttttacagtacgATAGAAGTGCCGCCTCATCCCATATGGGTTCCTTTCTTTCGTTCTTCTTCTCCCCCTAAAAAGACTGCAGTCCCTTCCTTCAAAtctaatgcttttctttcccccactGTGCTTTCTGTAAATCAAAACCCCACAGTTAGACCATTGATCCCACCATTCACGGAAACTTCCTTTTCGGGAACTCTCTCCACATCTCCTCTATCTGAGACTTCTGCCACATCTACTACTGCAGCTTCATCTTCTACCACTGATACCACAACACTTTCCACTTCTGAATCCCTTGCTCAACCTACTGGGCCAACTTTTCCTTCCATAGCTTCTAATAAATCTCTCACTACAGCTCTGTCTTCCACAACTGCAACAAAATCTGTTGCTAATGTTGCTCTCTCAATTAAATCTGATGCTACATATCTTAGCAAGCCTATCACAATTATTTCTCCTGCTGTAGGTTTCACTAAACCTACTGCAGTTTCCTCTACTGAGCTTCCCCCCAGACCTCCAATAGCAATTCCACCTATTGAGACTACCACCAAATCTGTTGCACAAATTCCTCCTGCTACAGATTCAACCCAACCTATTATTGGTAACAAAAACATTACTTCAGCACCTACTCTTCCTTTTACTCCTTTCACAATAACTTTGGCCCCTACTGTTAGTCCTGTCAAACATTCTGTCTCACCTTCTCATCCTCATTCTACTGCTGATGGCCATGGTAGCCTGCCTAATGGAAGCACAGGTAAATAtgacagataaaaatacatatttttaacttgaatGCCATGTACTgaatttgcctttaaaaattattaacaaGATTTTAGTTATGTATCAGAGCTATCACCTTCCAATTACTGTGACAAGCCTGACACAACTTTAAAAAGCTGTATACTCACTTCAGAACATGTTCTGATGCCTCTGGCCATGACAAGTGGTACCTCACTATACAGTTTTTTGGTAGCTGTGGTAGTTAAGTACTGTGTGCTAAGCTCCCAACAGGTATATTTGGCAGAAAAATTAAAGTCACAGAAAcaggtaattttattttgccaaatCAGTATTTAAATACGGAAAATCAAAGTttgattttccttaaaatattgtaattgattaggaatatttttaatgactatGTCTTTTCCTATGAAGATTTTATGCAACTTCAGAAGCTTCTTTTCAAATTGCTGGTTTTATCCTGATTTTATTGTACTTTCAGGCATCCAGTGccaaaaaatccaaaataataaGTTAAATAATAAGTTATTAAACATCACTAATAGTCTCATGAGAGAACCTTTATAATCAAAAAAGTGGAGTCAACAGTGGCCCTTTGAAACCTTGCTCTATATTTTCCGAAGACTTAAAATATTGCTATCGTCAAAGTATCTaatagggagaaaaaatcaTTCTCTTTCATGTAACGTGCTGATAAACCTTACACTTGTGGTAAGGTTCTTCATTCAAGAGAACTGCTTAATTTTTCTGGTTCTCAGGGCTTACTTGATTTGTTGAGCACAATACTTATAAATTCACAACTCTTCTTTTGCCACAGGAAAGATACTGTCAGCTACTACGTACACAACTTCCATATATACCACCATCCATGTCACCAGAACTGACCAAATCTTGtccaaaatagaaaatgatCTAGCAGCTGGAAAAGTAGAGCCAAATTACGTAGGAAGGATGATTAGTGAGGTTAGCAAAGTCCTGAATGATCCTCAGTCATTATCACCTGAAATTTCTAACAGGTAGGTCATTCTGGCAATAGATCAAAGGTATGTTGTATTGACTGTCTTGGTAAATTACCTTTAgcaagtttaattttttcagAATCATAATCCAAAAGAATGTTACTTGTTCTTTAGTGTACTTATATGGAAAGGGAGTAGTAGTATAGCATTACTCGCTGTACTATAATATAATGCCATGGGAAACAGTGTATCTTTTTGTGTTGAAACCACTAAGTGAGCAGAGTAAGCCGTATTTTATACTGTGCTTGGATGGATTGCTGCTCCACAGCCACAGCTTGCCTGAGAACTTTAAGGGTATGTGCTTGGTAGTACTGAGTATCTCTTTTCCTTAACAGAATTATAAAACTGGTGGATTATATGGGCTTAAAACTGAACTTTTCAACAACGTCTGCTGatttttcctccccatccttGGCTCTGGCAGTTGTCAAAACCAATAGCATCCGCTCCAACCAAATGTCTTTTGCTGTCCAGGACTCATCCGATCTCCAGGTAGAACACTGACAATTCtaaattttatgattttttaaatgttaatgtttaaaatattcatgttttaatgtttatatgtaaaacatatttttttttcaggatcttttgttcatgttattttcagagaaaaagactttgctttttgaagccttccagagttttttcttttgttttctattatgAAGTAAATAAGCCACACAGTTAGCAGAAACTGGCATTCAGCTAATAAGCTGTTAGAGAGTAACACCAGAACACCAGAATGGATAGACTGCTTGGCTGAATACTTTTGCCTCAAGAACCCTGAATCATGAGTCATTTAATTACCCACCCTGACAGTGCTGAAATTTGTCAAGGAGTGTTGCCAGATGGCTTCATatgttagaaggaaattaattGCAGGAACCTGCAGGTGCCAGGAAAGAACTATTATGTTGCTTGTATAATAACATTCTTGTATTTGTCACTCACGACTAGTTGATCTCGCGAAGAAAAAAGTGCTTAGAAAATTTGGATCCAGTTTGTCTCACTCAAAACCTGCCCTCTTGGTTGAGGAAATTCTAATTTGGACAATACCACCAGTTCACGGAGGCTTACGTGAGAAGAGATGGAAGCTTCTGGACAGATACTGGCACATTCTATCCTCTTAGAGAAGGAGACAGATTAAACTAGCGTGAACCATTAGTAGTACTGGAACTGTTCTGTGatattgaaaaactgaaaattatatgaaatgCTAACATTtgagttattttctgttttcctagcAATATGTAGTGCTTGAGTCTAAGATGACTCTTGGAGATGGTAGTGCTGAAAAACAGATAATTGCTAAGTAACAATCTTCTGGAAATCTGATGGCACTGGCAATGAAATACAGAGAATGATCAACAAATATCATCTAGTTCAAAACAGAGCAATGGGAATGCTTTTGTGGAATTGATTTGGGATTTCACTGGTGGCTGTCTAAACCAGCGGTCTCCAAAGTGgggtgtgggtgctgcaggggtgcaCAGAATCCATTgtggagcaggaagaaaatatttttctaccattaataaatgaaacatatatagatatacatagaattattatttaatctttatCTCATCCTtttttgatttctatttttgtgtACGTTTTACAATGCACATAATAAATTAGTGGAGTAGTACATGTATgtaatgtataaataaaaacatgtatgTATTTTGGGGTGGaatctcaaaataattttactaaTGGATGTACAGTCAAAAGAAGTTTGGAAACCACTGGTCTAAACAGAAGACCTAAACCATATTGGTAGGTCACTGAGGAGTGCTcatgttgttgtttctgttacaaacattatttgaaaacacagataatttctctcttcagttCTGCTACTGTTTCACGTCTCCTGTGAACTCTTGAGATATTTCTATGTAAGATGACTAATGTGCTACAAGAAACACAAATTTAactaaagagatttttttcaagaaaaaattagaGTTTTTGTAGTAAACGAAGCTCTTTGTCATATAAATGCAGCACAGAAAACTGGGTGAAAGTTCACATATTCTTTTACCATGCTAGATCATTTAGCTCTTGAGATACCTGAATTGTAGCTTATCcagattatttttcccatttctagCAGATGAACATGAATTTAGGTTTTATACCCCTAGGTTCCTCTTAACACTGTACTTAAAAACTTAGTTTTCtggattcatttttttaaggttCAATCTTAATTGCAATTATAATCCCTGAGCACAGGCACTAGTGAAGTCTGCCTGTGGGTTTGTTCTTTGCTCCTGTACTGGCACAAAAATCCCGCTTCTCCCAATTCAGGACCCTTAGTTCTCCTATACTTTTCCTACAGCCTTTGAATTCATTGTCCTGATTCTTCATTTAGATTCCAGACGTCTTCTCTCCCTACTTTGTAACCCTGTCAGCTGGTGTAGTCCCTTTACGGTACCACCCTTCCATGTCCACTACGACTCTTTACTGCCTGATACTCTCATTTCCTTCCTATTGCTTGCTTCTCCCATGTCTCTGGCCTACTTTTGCTGGGTCTTCTTTTTGGGTAAGAGGCAGTACCTTCTGGGGTCATTCTGGAGCTCTACATATGGTGATAGATCAATCAGGAATTCCAACAAAGAATGGAAAAGTAAGGCTTACCTCAAGGAATAGtagaattcttttctttttggcagcCACGGCGTAAAAGTCTGTTTtatctgcctttcttctttcaagttTAGTTGAAATTAGCCAAGGAATTAAAAATGGTCAGTACATGTTTAATGTAGAAATAGGTAGGTACCATGAGTATAAAAACCTAAATTTCTTAGTAAATCATCTACAAATTATATACTTTTTCACAAGGGGTAtaaaaattctttgttttgcaggtttctgtgctgtgaaatgTTAAGCACCGTACACAGTTACATAGACCTAGCCAGACTGTTGCTTatcattgttttaaaatcaatattacCCACCACAGTGATGTTCTGCCCCCGTACAAAAACGGGTAAAGACAAGAGAATTTTCAATGATAGGCAGAGCTGAAATAAGTTGCGCTGTTTTCAGGCCTGCAGATGCTATTTGTTCCTTGGCACATGAGAGGAATGAGAGAACAGGAATGAGATCCTGGCAGTCCTTAGATATGTATTTCAAAGttctaaactgaaaataacgtatatatatttttttctttagtgacaGAAATCAATTATCTCTGCATTTATTCTTCAGATCTCTCTTGGCATTAATGCACTTCAGGACTTAAATAATCTTGGATCAATTACACTTCCTTCATCATTGCTGACAAATTTACCTCTCGAAGAGCTGGGTTTGGCTTCTAGAATTAtattcaatttctttaaaaagactGCTGTGTTCCAGGTatctttttaatcctttctttgTTCATAAGGGTTTTAAACTCAACTAGACCAAAATCAGATATGGATTTTTCTCccacaaaacatattttaaaacttcccaattcaaaaagtaattatttttgttgagtACTCACTCTGCATAATATCTGAACTTGTGTGTGCTGTACTCTGCATcgttttctttgattttaaaatctgattacTTTTCGTCATTCCAGGATCCGTCCTTGAAGAATGCATCTTTAATCAGCAGTGTTATATCATCAAGTGTTGCTAACCTCACAATTAAAAACTTAAAGGCAAATGTTACTGTCACTTTACAGAATATCAGACCTAATCAGGTATGATTTATGTTTTGGCAGGCAAAGCGTAGTTTTCTTGCCTCCACTGGAGTTATTGTAGAAGAAATACTTTACCAAAAATGCAGATCAGTTGGTTCTGCTTTAACAGTGTGCACAATTCATTTCTAACTAGACCTTCAAAATCACTCATTGTTGCTTATTTATCATTggtattaattttattctctaATGATTTGATGTAATTTTGCTCTATCACTCATCCATGAAGTTTTATCCTTCCTACCTatgcttctgttttattctcCAAAGCATAAACCTTTTAGATAAAAGCCTGAGAGTGGGGGTTGTTAGGGAGATATTGCAATGACAATGACacttaaattcattttgcattcatgtaaaaaagtatatatttatcaTTAACTCACAGTTTAGTaaaacatcttttgttttctttttttcttttcttttcttttgaactcCCAAACAGGATAATTCAACAGTTAGATGTGTTTTTTGGGACTTTAATAAAAATGGTGAGTACTTGATATCACCCAAGAGAATCATGTTGTTTTAGGTATGCTACTTATGTTAATAATATAAAGACATGCTCTAATGAATAACAAAGCTCTTTTCTTTAACAGGTGGAAATGGAGGCTGGTCGTATGAAGGTTGCATTGTTAAAGAAAGTAGAGTAAATGAAACAGTCTGTTCATGCAACCACCTCACAAGCTTTGCAGTTTTGATGGTAAGTATTTCAAAACTTATAGTCTTACCCTGAttcaagaaaatgttaaagTATGTGTCATATTCAGCAAATGAGAATTCAGTGAGCACATACCATCTATTAAATATCAATCAGGTTCTATTCACTTCAGTGTTAGTAtgtaaagcaataaaattagTGATGTACTTAAGCTGCATGTTGAACTGGGGCCCATGAGttccattaaaatcaaaatcactTAAGTGCGTATTAAACCACACTATATATTTAGGCAGTtgttttttctgtagaaaagataaattagtataaatcaaatttaaaatggCGTTTTAATCAGATGGGATTTCTCAATGAGAttggcatttctgtttttcattaaccTTTAACAagttcttttattaaaaaactgtattttctaatGCGGGGGTtaatgcaggtttttttttgttgttacacattttttttattcaataagcatgctctctgaaattaatttctgtttgtttccattttagaaCTTGTATGGAAATACTCCTTTAAGTCCCACGCAAGAATTGGTACTGACTTTTATATCTTATATAGGCTGTGGCCTCtctgcaatttttctttctgtcactcTTGTGACCTACATAGCCTTCGAGTAAGTACCCGTTCAACTAAGCTCCCATTGTTCTTCAATGATGATAGCTTTTAATCTCCACTGCAAAGTCCTTTCCAGTAGTTATAGATTCTGTCTCAGTTAATAATGTACAAATTTGGAAGGCGTTGACTCAGTCTTGCCCAAGGGTTAATCTTACAGATAGGTGAATTAATCATGAGGCTTTATGCAGTAAGAAGTGTTGAAGtaacactttaaaatgttttacagtgtATTATCATAGAAGAAGAGTGAAGGAATGTGTTTAAGATAGAACATACAGAGAGCATTTCTGAATGATAGCATTTTGAAATCATTTGTATTCTCTAATGAAATGCAGTTATGGCatactaactttttttttttttttttttaacattttcttaagaTGATTGAGGCTTAACTATTAAATCCTCTACAGTATGTTTTGGAAATCCTTCCAGAAATGATTTGGCACCCATTTACTCTATCCTATCATTAAGGAATTATTTGGCTCTATCACGGTTTTAGAAGCCCAGTTGAAAGCTTAATCTACTTTAGCATTAAAGAACactcacattttgttttttggaagtACTCCAAAAAGGAGAAGCACAACATACAATGCAAAAAAATGGTACTGATACCTAGGAATCCAATATGTTGTTCACATTTATGTAACCTTAATATAAAAAACTTTATGCATACAGACCAtcaatttggaaatgttttataaaacactGTCCTATGTATAAATGCAATATAAGAATCATTatatatgaatgaaaatataaaaatacattttttttctttgcatttgggCACTGACGAATACAAGAGATAAAGTAAGCCAGGGATCCAGGGACAATTGATGTCATCTCactaattttgctttttaggAAAATCCGGAGAGACTACCCCTCCAAAATCTTAATCCAACTCTGTGCTGCATTACTTCTACTCAACCTAGTTTTCCTCCTTGACTCATGGATTGCGTTATATGATACACAAGGCCTATGCATTGCAGTTGCTGTATTTCTTCACTATTTTCTCTTGGTTTCCTTCACCTGGATGGGCCTAGAAGCTTTCCACATGTATCTTGCCCTTGTGAAAGTCTTTAATACCTATGTTCGGAAGTACATTCTTAAATTTTGCATTGTTGGTTGGggtatgtatgtatttatttatttattttggatgcTAAGTAGATATGTCATCTTACCAAGTATTTCAGTGAATGTGACACAGTTCGGAAGTGCAAATGAAGCAGTCTTTAAATGCAATGACCTGTCAGTGATGAAGTATTCGTTATCAGTAAATCTGATTGTATGAATTGCAAATTCATATTCAAATTTGAGATAGTGAACTCCTGCCTAAGTGCAGATTTTTTCAGATCGCAAAGTGGAAAAACTTAGGCTGCCTCAATGCAAATGGATAATGGATTTTCCTTGTGCAAGTATAATAGAAccaatttttaatgtgtttactTCCATTTACCAGACAGATGGCatcagtttttgaaaataaatgccattaaatatatacattacaTTCCTGGAACAGCACTG
The nucleotide sequence above comes from Oxyura jamaicensis isolate SHBP4307 breed ruddy duck chromosome 1, BPBGC_Ojam_1.0, whole genome shotgun sequence. Encoded proteins:
- the ADGRG2 gene encoding adhesion G-protein coupled receptor G2 isoform X3; its protein translation is MVAWGKQHCCVGRIQHILLRFRIALAVLLLHLFLATAGKDREDFLGRYKAVFKTECEDPWIMSPRISLLSLKEFTVCVHLKLNSSSSPWTAYVYNQETPNSNLSANKYDLGLTGDHGKLGIWLFGNQINMTAVLRENTWHQICIQWKSDNEEMKLFINGTKKGNKKLPGKIHLPGKGQFLLGCAKLPGTATSPNLGMAGELYMFRMWDKADIKHAKDCEDGSVVRWRKEDWVYNKTIEEDNSLPCETEETTGPSEMSSDDTAKTAETLNVTDYYSTITPAGETILCNTSSVCNFSVFYVGKVKLQAREESNTSLNVEIINNVTINNQVANLIPISTPTLQELRISEFNKTLQEVSESSVMECSAENQSIHCNFIIKLAKKENISSLRDRAEVSKIEQCCCSSLKYCSLTAEELKMYTIEVPPHPIWVPFFRSSSPPKKTAVPSFKSNAFLSPTVLSVNQNPTVRPLIPPFTETSFSGTLSTSPLSETSATSTTAASSSTTDTTTLSTSESLAQPTGPTFPSIASNKSLTTALSSTTATKSVANVALSIKSDATYLSKPITIISPAVGFTKPTAVSSTELPPRPPIAIPPIETTTKSVAQIPPATDSTQPIIGNKNITSAPTLPFTPFTITLAPTVSPVKHSVSPSHPHSTADGHGSLPNGSTGKILSATTYTTSIYTTIHVTRTDQILSKIENDLAAGKVEPNYVGRMISEVSKVLNDPQSLSPEISNRIIKLVDYMGLKLNFSTTSADFSSPSLALAVVKTNSIRSNQMSFAVQDSSDLQISLGINALQDLNNLGSITLPSSLLTNLPLEELGLASRIIFNFFKKTAVFQDPSLKNASLISSVISSSVANLTIKNLKANVTVTLQNIRPNQDNSTVRCVFWDFNKNGGNGGWSYEGCIVKESRVNETVCSCNHLTSFAVLMNLYGNTPLSPTQELVLTFISYIGCGLSAIFLSVTLVTYIAFEKIRRDYPSKILIQLCAALLLLNLVFLLDSWIALYDTQGLCIAVAVFLHYFLLVSFTWMGLEAFHMYLALVKVFNTYVRKYILKFCIVGWGLPAVVVAIVLAVSPDNYGLKSTGKVSKTRPDEFCWIKNDIVFYITAVGYFCVIFLINISMFIVVLIQLCRIKKKKQLGAQRKTSIQDLRSVAGLTFLLGITWGFAFFTVNEVFTYLFTIFNTLQGFFIFIFYCVTKENVRKQWRRYLCCGKFRLAENSDWSRTATNGLKKQTVNQGVSSSSNSLQSNSNSTNSTTLLMNNDYSVHTNGNGHISSEKNGVSFSVQNGDVCLHDFSGKQLVFQEKDDTGSQNSHISLRRTSKRGSLTFIEKM
- the ADGRG2 gene encoding adhesion G-protein coupled receptor G2 isoform X1 — protein: MVAWGKQHCCVGRIQHILLRFRIALAVLLLHLFLATAGKDREDFLGRYKAVFKTECEDPWIMSPRISLLSLKEFTVCVHLKLNSSSSPWTAYVYNQETPNSNLSANKYDLGLTGDHGKLGIWLFGNQINMTAVLRENTWHQICIQWKSDNEEMKLFINGTKKGNKKLPGKIHLPGKGQFLLGCAKLPGTATSPNLGMAGELYMFRMWDKADIKHAKDCEDGSVVRWRKEDWVYNKTIEEDNSLPCETEETTGPSASHSGASAATTVSEMSSDDTAKTAETLNVTDYYSTITPAGETILCNTSSVCNFSVFYVGKVKLQAREESNTSLNVEIINNVTINNQVANLIPISTPTLQELRISEFNKTLQEVSESSVMECSAENQSIHCNFIIKLAKKENISSLRDRAEVSKIEQCCCSSLKYCSLTAEELKMYTIEVPPHPIWVPFFRSSSPPKKTAVPSFKSNAFLSPTVLSVNQNPTVRPLIPPFTETSFSGTLSTSPLSETSATSTTAASSSTTDTTTLSTSESLAQPTGPTFPSIASNKSLTTALSSTTATKSVANVALSIKSDATYLSKPITIISPAVGFTKPTAVSSTELPPRPPIAIPPIETTTKSVAQIPPATDSTQPIIGNKNITSAPTLPFTPFTITLAPTVSPVKHSVSPSHPHSTADGHGSLPNGSTGKILSATTYTTSIYTTIHVTRTDQILSKIENDLAAGKVEPNYVGRMISEVSKVLNDPQSLSPEISNRIIKLVDYMGLKLNFSTTSADFSSPSLALAVVKTNSIRSNQMSFAVQDSSDLQISLGINALQDLNNLGSITLPSSLLTNLPLEELGLASRIIFNFFKKTAVFQDPSLKNASLISSVISSSVANLTIKNLKANVTVTLQNIRPNQDNSTVRCVFWDFNKNGGNGGWSYEGCIVKESRVNETVCSCNHLTSFAVLMNLYGNTPLSPTQELVLTFISYIGCGLSAIFLSVTLVTYIAFEKIRRDYPSKILIQLCAALLLLNLVFLLDSWIALYDTQGLCIAVAVFLHYFLLVSFTWMGLEAFHMYLALVKVFNTYVRKYILKFCIVGWGLPAVVVAIVLAVSPDNYGLKSTGKVSKTRPDEFCWIKNDIVFYITAVGYFCVIFLINISMFIVVLIQLCRIKKKKQLGAQRKTSIQDLRSVAGLTFLLGITWGFAFFTVNEVFTYLFTIFNTLQGFFIFIFYCVTKENVRKQWRRYLCCGKFRLAENSDWSRTATNGLKKQTVNQGVSSSSNSLQSNSNSTNSTTLLMNNDYSVHTNGNGHISSEKNGVSFSVQNGDVCLHDFSGKQLVFQEKDDTGSQNSHISLRRTSKRGSLTFIEKM
- the ADGRG2 gene encoding adhesion G-protein coupled receptor G2 isoform X4; translation: MVAWGKQHCCVGRIQHILLRFRIALAVLLLHLFLATAGKDREDFLGRYKAVFKTECEDPWIMSPRISLLSLKEFTVCVHLKLNSSSSPWTAYVYNQETPNSNLSANKYDLGLTGDHGKLGIWLFGNQINMTAVLRENTWHQICIQWKSDNEEMKLFINGTKKGNKKLPGKIHLPGKGQFLLGCAKLPGTATSPNLGMAGELYMFRMWDKADIKHAKDCEDGSVVRWRKEDWVYNKTIEEDNSLPCETEETTGPSETLNVTDYYSTITPAGETILCNTSSVCNFSVFYVGKVKLQAREESNTSLNVEIINNVTINNQVANLIPISTPTLQELRISEFNKTLQEVSESSVMECSAENQSIHCNFIIKLAKKENISSLRDRAEVSKIEQCCCSSLKYCSLTAEELKMYTIEVPPHPIWVPFFRSSSPPKKTAVPSFKSNAFLSPTVLSVNQNPTVRPLIPPFTETSFSGTLSTSPLSETSATSTTAASSSTTDTTTLSTSESLAQPTGPTFPSIASNKSLTTALSSTTATKSVANVALSIKSDATYLSKPITIISPAVGFTKPTAVSSTELPPRPPIAIPPIETTTKSVAQIPPATDSTQPIIGNKNITSAPTLPFTPFTITLAPTVSPVKHSVSPSHPHSTADGHGSLPNGSTGKILSATTYTTSIYTTIHVTRTDQILSKIENDLAAGKVEPNYVGRMISEVSKVLNDPQSLSPEISNRIIKLVDYMGLKLNFSTTSADFSSPSLALAVVKTNSIRSNQMSFAVQDSSDLQISLGINALQDLNNLGSITLPSSLLTNLPLEELGLASRIIFNFFKKTAVFQDPSLKNASLISSVISSSVANLTIKNLKANVTVTLQNIRPNQDNSTVRCVFWDFNKNGGNGGWSYEGCIVKESRVNETVCSCNHLTSFAVLMNLYGNTPLSPTQELVLTFISYIGCGLSAIFLSVTLVTYIAFEKIRRDYPSKILIQLCAALLLLNLVFLLDSWIALYDTQGLCIAVAVFLHYFLLVSFTWMGLEAFHMYLALVKVFNTYVRKYILKFCIVGWGLPAVVVAIVLAVSPDNYGLKSTGKVSKTRPDEFCWIKNDIVFYITAVGYFCVIFLINISMFIVVLIQLCRIKKKKQLGAQRKTSIQDLRSVAGLTFLLGITWGFAFFTVNEVFTYLFTIFNTLQGFFIFIFYCVTKENVRKQWRRYLCCGKFRLAENSDWSRTATNGLKKQTVNQGVSSSSNSLQSNSNSTNSTTLLMNNDYSVHTNGNGHISSEKNGVSFSVQNGDVCLHDFSGKQLVFQEKDDTGSQNSHISLRRTSKRGSLTFIEKM
- the ADGRG2 gene encoding adhesion G-protein coupled receptor G2 isoform X5; its protein translation is MVAWGKQHCCVGRIQHILLRFRIALAVLLLHLFLATAGKDREDFLGRYKAVFKTECEDPWIMSPRISLLSLKEFTVCVHLKLNSSSSPWTAYVYNQETPNSNLSANKYDLGLTGDHGKLGIWLFGNQINMTAVLRENTWHQICIQWKSDNEEMKLFINGTKKGNKKLPGKIHLPGKGQFLLGCAKLPGTATSPNLGMAGELYMFRMWDKADIKHAKDCEDGSVVRWRKEDWVYNKTIEEDNSLPCETEETTGPSASHSGASAATTVSEMSSDDTAKTAETLNVTDYYSTITPAGETILCNTSSVCNFSVFYVGKVKLQAREESNTSLNVEIINNVTINNQVANLIPISTPTLQELRISEFNKTLQEVSESSVMECSAENQSIHCNFIIKLAKKENISSLRDRAEVSKIEQCCCSSLKYCSLTAEELKMYTIEVPPHPIWVPFFRSSSPPKKTAVPSFKSNAFLSPTVLSVNQNPTVRPLIPPFTETSFSGTLSTSPLSETSATSTTAASSSTTDTTTLSTSESLAQPTGPTFPSIASNKSLTTALSSTTATKSVANVALSIKSDATYLSKPITIISPAVGFTKPTAVSSTELPPRPPIAIPPIETTTKSVAQIPPATDSTQPIIGNKNITSAPTLPFTPFTITLAPTVSPVKHSVSPSHPHSTADGHGSLPNGSTGKILSATTYTTSIYTTIHVTRTDQILSKIENDLAAGKVEPNYVGRMISEVSKVLNDPQSLSPEISNRIIKLVDYMGLKLNFSTTSADFSSPSLALAVVKTNSIRSNQMSFAVQDSSDLQISLGINALQDLNNLGSITLPSSLLTNLPLEELGLASRIIFNFFKKTAVFQDPSLKNASLISSVISSSVANLTIKNLKANVTVTLQNIRPNQDNSTVRCVFWDFNKNGGNGGWSYEGCIVKESRVNETVCSCNHLTSFAVLMNLYGNTPLSPTQELVLTFISYIGCGLSAIFLSVTLVTYIAFEKIRRDYPSKILIQLCAALLLLNLVFLLDSWIALYDTQGLCIAVAVFLHYFLLVSFTWMGLEAFHMYLALVKVFNTYVRKYILKFCIVGWGLPAVVVAIVLAVSPDNYGLKSTGKVSKTRPDEFCWIKNDIVFYITAVGYFCVIFLINISMFIVVLIQLCRIKKKKQLGAQRKTSIQDLRSVAGLTFLLGITWGFAFFTVNEVFTYLFTIFNTLQGFFIFIFYCVTKENVRKQWRRYLCCGKFRLAENSDWSRTATNGLKKQTVNQGVSSSSNSLQSNSNSTNSTTLLMNNDYSVHTNGNDLQVWETPNRYHMTEPANCLSEEQKQPF